In Zunongwangia sp. HGR-M22, the sequence TCATAAAATTATTATTGCACAATTAGATTTGCTTTTTTCCTATGCCGAGCGATATTATAACAGGCAGTTTCTCATCCGGCGAAAAACAAACCATCAAATACTTTCCAGGCTCGAAAATTTATTGAATCATTACTTTGCTGAAGATATATTATCTGTAGAAGGGCTTCCTACTGTTCAAAAGGTCGCCAATCAAATCAACTTATCCCCTAAGTATTTAACCGGCTTACTAAAGAATGTCACAGGAAAATCTACGCAGGAACATATACATCATAAATTAATTGAAAAGGCCAAGGAGAAACTTTCTACGACTGAGTTAAGCGTGAGCGAAGTGGCTTATAGACTTGGATTTGAACATCCGCAGTCGTTCAGCAAACTGTTTAAACAAAAAACAAAAATGTCCCCTTCGGTTTTCCGTGAAAGTTTTAGGAATTCAAATTGAATACTTCCCAGCTTAAACCATAATTATTTATAATCTAAAAAGGCTTTCTTGCTGCAAATAGTCCTTTATTTTTCCATATTTATCATTACACACTAAGCAAAGTAGCATTTAAATTGGGGTCAATATTTGACATTCTTACTCGGAGGTTTTAAAAAAAAATCTAAGAGTAAAGTAAAGCTTGTTAAAGCAAATTTAATTCCCAATAATCTTTTTTCTATGTCTAATTCCCCAATCGGTCATATTATCTATTATTGTTCTTAGTGTTTTCCCGTGCTCGGTTAGCTGGTAATGAATGGTTACAGGATGCGTATCTATCACTGTTCTTTTGATTAACTGATTTATTTCAAGCTCCTTTAATTCTTTGCTCAACATTTTATTGGAAATCCCATTTATATCATTTAAAATATCTGAAAATCGTCTTTGATTGTAAAAACATATGGATGATAGAATAATTATTTTCCATTTTCCTTTTAGTACATCCAAGGTGTCTTGCACCGCCATCATTTCCTTCTTGTACTCATCTTGCTTACGTTCTTTACACTCCATCATAGGTTACTTTGTTACTTCAAGGTTACTGTTACTTTTTGTTACAAAGTAACGAAAATAAATAAAACCAGTTTACATTTGAGATTCAATTTAAAATATATTAAAAAATGAATTTCGAAAACAAAAACGTAGTGATCACTGGTGGAAGTACCGGCATAGGATTCT encodes:
- a CDS encoding winged helix-turn-helix transcriptional regulator; its protein translation is MMECKERKQDEYKKEMMAVQDTLDVLKGKWKIIILSSICFYNQRRFSDILNDINGISNKMLSKELKELEINQLIKRTVIDTHPVTIHYQLTEHGKTLRTIIDNMTDWGIRHRKKIIGN